A stretch of the Mycolicibacterium celeriflavum genome encodes the following:
- a CDS encoding MMPL/RND family transporter, whose protein sequence is MSDHQVRDRPPFIARAVYRLSVPIIVGWLAVTAILFFAVPSLEQVGRERAVAQVPEDAPSYQAMKHMGQVFKESDSDSFAMVVLEGQQPLGPDAHTYYDELVRQLEADTKHVNHVQDFWGDPLTASGAESADGKAAYVQVNLAGDQGEALANESVQAVRDIVARTPPPPGIAAYVTGPAPLMADMNISADQSIIKITVVTIVVILAMLLFVYRSIVTVIFLLVMVGIQVQVARGVVAFLGDHQVLELSTFSVSLLVSLGIAAGTDYGIFFFGRYHEARQAGEEKLTAFHTTYRSVAKVVLGTGLTIAGAIFCLSFTRLPYFQTLGVPGALGMLMVVAVAVTLVPAAIAVGSRFGLFEPKRKISVRRWRRVGTAIVRWPVPILVATCALSLIGLLALPGYTTSYNDRLYVPQDISANVGYAAAERHFPESRMMPEILMIESDHDMRNPTDFLVLHKLAKSIFAIPGISRVQGITRPEGTPIERTSIPFLLSIQSASQRQMLPFQRRQINDMLKQAERMTELIRLMQRNYEVTLQLYDVTHRMVGITHELEDSVNEMRDSVADFDDFFRPIRNYLYWEPHCFNIPICWAIRSIFESLDGVDRISVKMRQLVTNLDQIDVIMPQLLAQMPAMIAIMKSMRTMMLTMHTTMSGTMAQMDEMSEDAAAMGKAFDAARNDDSFYLPPEVFENEDFKRAMELFFSPDGKAMRLMISHRGEPGTPEALARVDEIRKAAVEALKATPLQDAKIYLAGSAATYKDMQEGSTFDLLIAGVAALCLIFIIMLIITRSVIAAVVIVGTVVLSLGASFGLSVLIWQHILGIELHWLVLAMSVIILLAVGSDYNLLLVSRMKEEIGGGINTGIIRAMGGTGRVVTAAGLVFAFTMMSMVVSDLRIIGQVGTTIGLGLLFDTLVVRAFMTPSIAALLGRWFWWPQKIHPRPQSATHRLAGIPSNGGTFAPPGRG, encoded by the coding sequence ATGAGCGACCACCAGGTGAGAGACCGACCGCCTTTCATCGCACGAGCGGTCTATCGGTTGTCCGTGCCGATCATCGTCGGCTGGTTGGCGGTCACTGCCATCCTGTTCTTCGCGGTTCCTTCGCTGGAACAAGTCGGAAGGGAACGTGCTGTAGCGCAAGTTCCCGAAGACGCGCCGTCGTACCAGGCGATGAAGCACATGGGCCAGGTGTTCAAGGAATCCGACTCCGACAGCTTCGCCATGGTCGTGTTGGAGGGTCAGCAACCGCTCGGTCCCGATGCACACACGTACTACGACGAGTTGGTTCGTCAATTGGAAGCGGACACGAAGCACGTGAATCACGTGCAGGACTTCTGGGGGGACCCCCTTACGGCGTCGGGTGCGGAAAGCGCCGATGGCAAGGCCGCGTACGTTCAGGTGAATCTCGCCGGTGACCAAGGCGAGGCGTTGGCGAATGAATCCGTGCAGGCCGTTCGGGATATCGTGGCGCGGACGCCACCGCCTCCAGGGATCGCGGCCTATGTCACGGGTCCCGCGCCACTGATGGCGGACATGAACATCAGTGCCGACCAATCCATCATCAAGATCACCGTGGTCACCATCGTGGTGATTCTCGCGATGTTGCTTTTCGTCTACCGTTCGATCGTCACCGTGATCTTCCTGTTGGTGATGGTCGGGATCCAAGTGCAGGTGGCCCGAGGAGTTGTCGCATTTCTCGGCGATCACCAGGTTCTTGAACTTTCGACGTTTTCTGTCAGCCTGCTGGTATCGCTCGGAATCGCCGCCGGAACGGACTACGGAATCTTCTTCTTCGGGCGTTATCACGAGGCGCGTCAGGCCGGCGAGGAAAAGTTAACGGCCTTTCACACCACCTACCGCAGCGTTGCAAAAGTGGTCTTGGGTACCGGTTTGACTATCGCCGGAGCGATTTTCTGCCTGAGCTTCACCAGACTGCCTTATTTCCAAACGCTGGGCGTCCCAGGCGCGCTGGGTATGCTCATGGTGGTCGCGGTGGCCGTCACGCTGGTTCCGGCCGCAATTGCCGTAGGCAGCCGCTTTGGGTTGTTCGAACCCAAGCGGAAGATCTCTGTTCGTCGATGGCGGCGGGTGGGTACGGCGATCGTGCGGTGGCCGGTGCCGATTCTCGTCGCGACCTGCGCGCTTTCGCTCATTGGGCTATTGGCCCTTCCGGGGTATACGACCAGTTACAACGATCGGCTGTATGTGCCCCAAGACATCTCCGCAAACGTGGGATATGCGGCCGCTGAGCGTCACTTCCCTGAGTCGCGAATGATGCCTGAGATACTGATGATCGAATCGGATCACGATATGCGTAACCCCACAGATTTTCTGGTATTGCACAAACTCGCCAAAAGCATCTTCGCCATTCCGGGTATTTCCAGGGTCCAGGGTATAACCCGGCCCGAGGGAACCCCGATCGAACGCACCTCGATTCCTTTTCTGCTGAGCATCCAAAGCGCTAGCCAGAGGCAGATGTTGCCGTTTCAGCGACGCCAGATAAACGATATGCTGAAGCAGGCCGAGCGGATGACGGAATTGATCAGGCTGATGCAGCGCAACTACGAGGTAACGTTACAGCTCTACGATGTCACTCATCGCATGGTCGGCATAACGCACGAGCTGGAAGATAGCGTAAACGAGATGCGTGATTCCGTTGCGGATTTCGACGATTTCTTCAGGCCGATTCGCAATTACCTGTACTGGGAGCCGCACTGCTTCAATATCCCCATCTGCTGGGCGATCAGATCTATATTCGAATCACTCGACGGTGTCGATCGGATCAGTGTCAAGATGCGTCAGCTAGTCACCAACCTTGATCAAATTGATGTGATCATGCCGCAGCTGCTCGCGCAGATGCCCGCCATGATCGCGATCATGAAGAGCATGCGGACGATGATGCTGACCATGCACACCACAATGTCCGGAACAATGGCCCAGATGGATGAAATGAGCGAGGATGCCGCCGCCATGGGCAAAGCTTTCGACGCCGCCAGGAACGATGACTCCTTCTACCTGCCTCCGGAAGTTTTCGAGAACGAGGATTTCAAGCGCGCCATGGAGCTCTTCTTCTCGCCGGACGGCAAGGCGATGCGATTAATGATTTCGCATAGGGGTGAGCCCGGAACTCCTGAGGCCCTGGCGCGGGTCGATGAGATAAGAAAAGCTGCAGTGGAGGCACTCAAGGCGACTCCACTGCAGGACGCGAAGATTTACCTCGCCGGATCAGCGGCGACATATAAAGACATGCAGGAAGGTTCCACATTCGATCTGTTGATCGCTGGGGTCGCTGCGCTATGTCTTATTTTCATCATCATGTTGATAATTACGCGGAGTGTTATCGCTGCAGTGGTTATCGTGGGAACGGTGGTACTCTCGCTCGGCGCGTCCTTTGGGCTCTCCGTCCTCATTTGGCAGCATATTCTCGGTATTGAATTGCACTGGCTTGTGCTCGCGATGTCCGTGATCATCCTCTTGGCGGTGGGTTCTGATTACAACCTGTTGCTGGTGTCACGGATGAAAGAGGAAATAGGCGGCGGGATAAACACGGGCATCATCCGGGCGATGGGGGGTACCGGCAGGGTCGTGACGGCCGCTGGCCTGGTTTTTGCGTTCACCATGATGTCTATGGTCGTCAGCGACCTGCGCATCATCGGCCAAGTGGGTACGACCATTGGACTGGGTCTCTTGTTCGACACGTTGGTGGTGCGCGCGTTTATGACGCCGTCAATCGCCGCGCTGCTAGGACGCTGGTTCTGGTGGCCGCAGAAGATCCACCCCCGCCCCCAGAGCGCAACACATCGACTGGCGGGGATTCCGTCGAATGGTGGTACGTTCGCTCCCCCTGGACGCGGCTGA
- a CDS encoding hemophore-related protein, with the protein MIKPSLTRLAVVLGGLGLSLTAATGIASATPDLGPAVETTCTYPQLMSALNAADPTAAAVVNNSPAIKAGLNQFLAAPPAQRQRMAESIANDPANQPYLGLYQTVFSTCNNF; encoded by the coding sequence ATGATCAAACCGTCTTTGACCAGACTGGCCGTCGTGCTCGGGGGCTTGGGATTGTCGCTGACTGCGGCGACCGGGATCGCTTCGGCAACCCCTGACCTGGGTCCGGCTGTCGAGACAACCTGCACTTACCCGCAACTGATGTCGGCACTGAACGCGGCTGACCCCACTGCTGCAGCGGTGGTTAACAATTCGCCCGCGATCAAGGCCGGTTTGAATCAGTTCCTGGCTGCGCCGCCGGCGCAACGTCAGCGGATGGCGGAGAGCATCGCCAACGACCCGGCGAACCAGCCGTATCTTGGGCTCTACCAAACGGTTTTCAGCACGTGCAATAACTTCTGA
- a CDS encoding MbtH family protein — MSINPFDDDNGSFFVLVNDEEQHSLWPTFAEVPAGWRVVYGEADRAACLDYIEQNWPDIRPRSLRERLAEARGSNN, encoded by the coding sequence GTGAGCATCAATCCATTCGACGATGACAACGGAAGCTTTTTCGTCTTGGTCAACGACGAGGAGCAACACAGCCTGTGGCCGACTTTCGCCGAGGTTCCGGCCGGCTGGCGTGTGGTTTACGGCGAAGCGGATCGCGCCGCATGTCTCGACTACATCGAACAGAACTGGCCTGACATCCGGCCGAGAAGTCTACGGGAGAGGCTGGCAGAGGCGCGGGGCTCTAATAACTGA